Part of the Varibaculum massiliense genome is shown below.
CTGGCTGCTGCAAGCGGGAATTTCCTGTCTAGTGGATTTGCAGTGACAATGATACGATTGTTAAGCAATAGTCATGAGTAACCGCAAGTTACGGGAAGGTCTTATGCTCAACTTTAATAATAAACCGGGTATTTTTTTAGCAGAGAAATCTGGCGGCGCGATTCAGCAGTCTGCCAGTTTCCTTAAGAGGCTGCTGCTGGTCACCCTATTTTGTGCCTTGAGCTTCATGCTCTCAGCGCCTTCCTTGGTGCGGGCCGAGGATTTGCAGGAGGGGACGCCGGCGGAGCAACCAAGCACTAATGTGCAGCCAGTAAACACCGCAGCCCCTGCAGAGCTTATAGCCAGTGCAGTACCGGAAAACAAGGCGCCTGCCAAAGCGAATACCCAGACCGGCGATGGCCTAGAGATCGGACCGGAGATTATTGGGCAACCCGTGCGTCAATCAACTTTACCGGCACCGAAAATTAATGATGTATTTATCGGAAATACAAGTATTTCCGGAGGTAATTTGGTTAGAGATAGAGTTGGTGGAAAAGTTGTAAGAGCAACTGTATATGTAACATTAAAGGCTAAAGATGGTACAGTAAAAGCCACTGCATCCGTTACACCTAGAAGTGGAACAACTTGGACAGTAAACTTACCTGCCGGCGTTGAAGTTGCAGAAGGAGATACGGTAACGGCATATCAGGAACTCAATGGAAACAAATCACCTGTGACAGATCCTGTAGAATCTAAACCATCACTTGCCGGTCAAAATAAAGATAAACTTAACATGCCATCCGGCGAAATCTGGATTGAACAATACGTTGCGAATATAGTTAACGATGACGAAAAAGCGGAAGCTATAGATTTGTTAAAAAAGGCAAATCCAACTATAGCTAAGGATATTAAGTCTGTTGATTTTAAAATCAATGGTGTGAATACTAAAACTGCTTCTTATACAGTAACCTACACCGATGGATCAAAATCAGAAGAAATACAAGCTCCGAATTTAACAATAAAACAAGTAACCGAAACTTCAATTGGCGCTAAGATTAGTGATATTACAGTTGTTGACAATGTGATTAAGGGGAAGTTGCAGGGCACAGCGCCTTTTGATGACATAAAGGTCCAAATATCTACGAAGCTTTCCATGGCAAGTATAGATACTTTTAACAGTGGGAAATGCACGGTTGATAAAAATTCCGATAAACCAGTAGAGGTGAGTGTAAATTCCACCACAGGCGAGTTCACATACACCATTCCAGGTACTGTTGGTCTTCCCCGAGATCAAGTAGTTGGCGTTACTGTAAAAGAAAAGAACAAGTTTGTATCATGTGAAAGCTCTACTGTCATACTGGCTTCTCCCCAAAAAACAGAAGTTCGGGATCCTAAAAAACTAACTGATGACGATAAGAAAGCCATTGACGCGGCGATTAGGAAAGCAAATACAATAAATGGGACATCTAAACTACCAAACGGAAATCCAGACAGGGATGGGTTTCCGGCAGTCATACAAATTGATGACAGCGGCAATGCCAAGATATTTAGTGGAAATGATGTAGCAGGTACTTGGGACCCGAACAATGATTATAAATTTGTTCCAGAAACAAATGATGATGGTTCATATAAATTAAAAGATGGAGCTCAACCAGTAATAACAATCCCAGCTAAAGATCTGGTGAAAAATATCGCACCTAAATCTCCTGTGATTAAGGTAGATACGGATACCGGCAAAGTCACCATTGTTCCACCGGCATATAAAGATCCCGGTGATGATACTGACTTGCTGTCTTACACCGTCACCTATAAGGATGCTGATGGTAACGATAAAACCATAACTGCAACGCGAGATTTGCAAACCAATAAATGGAGCGGACCGGGTGTTAATGAGGAATCCGGTGCGATCACTCTGAGTGTGGAAAAGATCGAACTCGCTGGAACCATCACGGCAACCGCTAAGGACAACGGTGGCCTTGAGGGTGACACCGATAAGCTCGATTCAGATCCGGCAACCAAGAAGCTCGAAACTGCCACTGTTAGCTACAATGGCAATGGCAGCACTGACACAATGGATGGCAAGAAGCTCAACAAGGGCTCAAAGTACAAGATTTTGGATAATAAATTCAAAGCCCCGGATGACACCCAAGAGTTTAAAGCCTGGGAAGTTGATCGCAAAGAGGTAGCTGCGGGTACCGAGATTACGGTCACTAAAGACACCGTAGTGAAAGCCGTCTGGAAGAAGATTCCGGTGAAGGTCAGTTATGACGCTAACGGTGGTAAAGGCACTATGGAAGGTAAGACCGTGGATAAGGGTAGTGAGTACACGGTGTTGCCTAACGGTTTTACTGCTCCGGATGACACTCAAGAGTTTGATACTTGGGAAGTTAATGGCCAGAAGGTTGCGCCTGGAACCAAGATCAAGGCTGATAAGGATACCGTTATCAAAGCTATCTGGAAAGAGATCGAATACAAGGTTAATTTCGATGGCAATGGCGGAAGCGGAGATATGCAAGGGAAGACCGTTAAGAAGGGTGCCACCGTGGAATTGCCACCAAACGGCTTTACCCCGCCAAGCGGCAAGGAATTCAATGGCTGGCAAATTGACGGTAACCCCCACAAGGTAGGCGAGAGCATCGCCGTTAATGGTGACGTGACGGTTAAAGCCCTCTGGAAGGACAAGCCAGTTCCTTCCTCGACTACTCCGGGCAAAGGCAAACCTGGAAACCAGGCGAAACCGCAGAATCAGAACCCAGCAGTAGGCGGGAACCTGTCAAAGACTGGGGCTAATGGGATGTATTCCCTCTATGCCTCGTTGCTGCTGCTAGCAACCGGTGGGCTATTCCTGATCAGCCGCCGGCGGCGTAATCAGCGCTAATCCTAGCGAAAACAAATAACTAAAGGCTGCTCACAGGCATTCTGCTTGTGAGCAGCCTTTAGTTGTCCCCTAAACTTTCGAAGAAATTTGAGTTAATCCCCAAAGCGTACGCTTTTGCTTGGCACCCGTCCTTACACTTCCCGTTAGCACGCCCTTACAGACAGTGGCGGATTTATTGATGTATGGATTCGCGATGCCGGGATTATGATATAAAAATCGGAGCAAAGCCAGGGACGCTTAACCAGCAAGCCGCCAATAGCACTATTGAACATTTGAGAAATCTTGGGGGGGGCACACATGCTCCCCCCCCAAGATCTAAAAAGTAGCCAGTTGTTTTACCAGCGTCTTTTGTAAAGGAGACCCATTCCAGCTATAACTAGCATTCCAGCCATGAAAGCTAAAGAAGAAGTCGCTGCCCCAGTACGGGGTAGTTTAGCCGCTTTAGCGATTGGTTTGCTTTGCTTTTCAGGTGTAGCCGACACGGTTGGGGTAGCCGGCGGATTGGGTGCCGGCGGATTGGGTGCCGGGGGATTCGGAGCTGGCGGATTGGGTGCCGGCGGATTAGGTGCCGGAACCGGGTGGTTAACTACCACATTGTCCTTCTTCGCCACCTGCACTGATATCAGCGTATCGGGGTCTTCCGTCAGTTGGTATCCCTGAGGGGCCTCCAACTCTGCGAGGATGTAATTTCCGCGCAGAACTTTAATTTCTAGCGGCGAATCGCTATTCGGCAGGCGTAGTTTTCCGGCGGCGTTGGTTATCAGGTTTTCCAGTTTCACACCGTCTTTGTTTTCGGCTACCTCGCCTCGTTTGCCTTCACTAGTTGCCTTGTAAATGGTGAACTTGGCTCCAGCCAGAGGATTCCCTTCGGGATCCTGTTTGGTGAAGTTAAGGTGCTGGTATTTGTCGGTTTCTGCCACTAAGCCCGGAGGTGTTGCAGATCTACTAATCTGTTTTGCCTTAACCTGGCCAGGGTCCATGCGCTCTACTTTTATAGGAGTGCAGTTGTCGTCTTCGGGTTTGCAGTTGGGGATTTCCTGGCCATAGTAAGAAAACGCGTTGAAATACATCGGATTGCCCTTGCCATCGAGCATCAGGGAATCATCTACCACCCTCATGCTGAATGCCAGAATGATATTTCCGCCCTTTTCAAAGGCATCATTGCGGTGATTCTTAATGCGGAGCTTAAATCCTTTTCCGACCGTTTTGTGCAAGCCACCAGCTTCGTCTATCAGCTGCTGCTCTGCTTCCGTAAGTTCAGCTCTGGCCGGTTTTTCCAAAATAATGTTCTTCGGCGCGGTTATAGTGCCTGTACTGGTAACCGTGTTGGTGTCATCAATAATGTTGTGGCGGGGAAATTTGATTGTTTTTTCTTCATATCCGGCCATTCTAGAAGCCGTTTTAGAGGCAGGTTTGTCAGTGACATAATAGACGTCTGTCAAAAATAGTTCAGTAGACTTCTCAGGATCGGAACCTGCGTCAAATTTATTGTAAAACTTACACTCACCTGATCCCGCGTATGATTTGCATTTTTCCGGGGAATTCCATGAACCAAAGTAGTAAATAGCGTAGTTTTTGTAGCCGGCACGCGGTGAAAAATATACGGCTAGGTTGGATTTTTTATCCAATTCTAAATTCACATCTGGCATATCATAAATGACCATTTCATTGTTATGCCGCAGCAAAGTGCTTATTTGGATTTCATAATAAATAGTGCCGCGCCCAGCTTGATCACCAGATTCCTCCGAGTATCCACCGCTCGATTTTTCGTAACTTACGGCAGTGGGAAGGGTAGGAGAGGGCTTTTTTAAAGTCCAGGTTTTTGTTACTCCTGTATTTTTGCCGTTTACTTGCACTTCGTAAGTGAAATCAACCTTTTCGGACTGAGGATTATCCTTAAAATATTTTTCTACCTTTGAATCGGAGACAAATAGAGAAACGGATCCATTAGCCTTAAATGGCAGGTCAACATCTTTAAAAGTAAAATAAATGGTGTTTCCGCTGTAGCGTACGTCTGCTAACTCTTGTTGTGAGTCTTTATCCTTAAGAACGGTATTCGTGGCCTTGTTAGTAAATCTAAGAAAATCTAGATTGGGATCTTTTGCAACAACACTGATACTGAGGGAGTCGCCATCTTTGATATCAATCCCATTTTTCTCAGGTTCGTGTTTTAGCGCAAATTTAAAATCTCCGGCATAGTCCCCCTTAGTAACTGTGGCCTTATTGCTGCTAGGGGCCAGTTTTAAGCCGGTTTTATCAACTATTGCAGAAAGATCCTTGGTGGCCGCGCTCTCGTTCCCTTCCGTACCATAAGCTGCAGGAGTAAATAATGCTAGCGCCAGAGCAATTAATGTTATGATTCCGAGGATCCGATAATGTAGCTTTCGTGAAGCAATCATAATAAAGCTTTCTTTTCTTTCAACAATCAAACAAGAGAGGGATCTTTATAAGTATAGGAAACGCTAAGGCCATTCTCAATGAAATATAGGTTAATGAGACTTAACTTTCGCTTCTGCTCGGTTGTGGTACTGATGTAGGTAGCAAAGAGAGATACTATGCGGGCATTTAAAGCGAGTGCGTTAGGAGGGGGGTTGAGGAAGCAGCATACGGATACCTATATCCAGTTTCATGATTCTCCACTGGGCAAGCTAGTAATGTCTAGCGATGGTAGTGCGCTGATCGGGCTGGGGCTAGCATCACAGCAGGCCGCGGGGGCAGCTATTGCGGACACCCGTCCTAAGGAAA
Proteins encoded:
- a CDS encoding SpaA isopeptide-forming pilin-related protein, whose amino-acid sequence is MIVERKESFIMIASRKLHYRILGIITLIALALALFTPAAYGTEGNESAATKDLSAIVDKTGLKLAPSSNKATVTKGDYAGDFKFALKHEPEKNGIDIKDGDSLSISVVAKDPNLDFLRFTNKATNTVLKDKDSQQELADVRYSGNTIYFTFKDVDLPFKANGSVSLFVSDSKVEKYFKDNPQSEKVDFTYEVQVNGKNTGVTKTWTLKKPSPTLPTAVSYEKSSGGYSEESGDQAGRGTIYYEIQISTLLRHNNEMVIYDMPDVNLELDKKSNLAVYFSPRAGYKNYAIYYFGSWNSPEKCKSYAGSGECKFYNKFDAGSDPEKSTELFLTDVYYVTDKPASKTASRMAGYEEKTIKFPRHNIIDDTNTVTSTGTITAPKNIILEKPARAELTEAEQQLIDEAGGLHKTVGKGFKLRIKNHRNDAFEKGGNIILAFSMRVVDDSLMLDGKGNPMYFNAFSYYGQEIPNCKPEDDNCTPIKVERMDPGQVKAKQISRSATPPGLVAETDKYQHLNFTKQDPEGNPLAGAKFTIYKATSEGKRGEVAENKDGVKLENLITNAAGKLRLPNSDSPLEIKVLRGNYILAELEAPQGYQLTEDPDTLISVQVAKKDNVVVNHPVPAPNPPAPNPPAPNPPAPNPPAPNPPATPTVSATPEKQSKPIAKAAKLPRTGAATSSLAFMAGMLVIAGMGLLYKRRW
- a CDS encoding InlB B-repeat-containing protein, which produces MSNRKLREGLMLNFNNKPGIFLAEKSGGAIQQSASFLKRLLLVTLFCALSFMLSAPSLVRAEDLQEGTPAEQPSTNVQPVNTAAPAELIASAVPENKAPAKANTQTGDGLEIGPEIIGQPVRQSTLPAPKINDVFIGNTSISGGNLVRDRVGGKVVRATVYVTLKAKDGTVKATASVTPRSGTTWTVNLPAGVEVAEGDTVTAYQELNGNKSPVTDPVESKPSLAGQNKDKLNMPSGEIWIEQYVANIVNDDEKAEAIDLLKKANPTIAKDIKSVDFKINGVNTKTASYTVTYTDGSKSEEIQAPNLTIKQVTETSIGAKISDITVVDNVIKGKLQGTAPFDDIKVQISTKLSMASIDTFNSGKCTVDKNSDKPVEVSVNSTTGEFTYTIPGTVGLPRDQVVGVTVKEKNKFVSCESSTVILASPQKTEVRDPKKLTDDDKKAIDAAIRKANTINGTSKLPNGNPDRDGFPAVIQIDDSGNAKIFSGNDVAGTWDPNNDYKFVPETNDDGSYKLKDGAQPVITIPAKDLVKNIAPKSPVIKVDTDTGKVTIVPPAYKDPGDDTDLLSYTVTYKDADGNDKTITATRDLQTNKWSGPGVNEESGAITLSVEKIELAGTITATAKDNGGLEGDTDKLDSDPATKKLETATVSYNGNGSTDTMDGKKLNKGSKYKILDNKFKAPDDTQEFKAWEVDRKEVAAGTEITVTKDTVVKAVWKKIPVKVSYDANGGKGTMEGKTVDKGSEYTVLPNGFTAPDDTQEFDTWEVNGQKVAPGTKIKADKDTVIKAIWKEIEYKVNFDGNGGSGDMQGKTVKKGATVELPPNGFTPPSGKEFNGWQIDGNPHKVGESIAVNGDVTVKALWKDKPVPSSTTPGKGKPGNQAKPQNQNPAVGGNLSKTGANGMYSLYASLLLLATGGLFLISRRRRNQR